The Microcoleus sp. AS-A8 genome contains a region encoding:
- a CDS encoding acetyltransferase, with translation MFLKDKTDGTLVEILDMQALIDPNKNSISGQTQAGQEEQNPETFDKAQLKFPSGEDLPLCWRDVNYPKE, from the coding sequence ATGTTTCTCAAAGATAAAACTGACGGAACTCTTGTCGAAATTCTTGACATGCAAGCTTTGATTGACCCCAATAAAAATAGTATTTCTGGACAAACTCAAGCTGGACAAGAAGAGCAGAATCCTGAAACGTTTGATAAAGCACAATTAAAATTCCCCTCTGGGGAGGATTTACCGCTCTGTTGGAGGGATGTCAACTATCCCAAAGAGTAA
- a CDS encoding polysaccharide biosynthesis tyrosine autokinase, which translates to MDAENDYQRFSQKPGGNLPEPWSRSDVQELEPEDGNTLDLAWLFAVVRRRAPIMAAAAIALGGMAGGYIIWQAKKTPPTYRGAFSVLVEPITAEGRLAKLSLSAQTGANTGVAEASRVGIENSDLMDYETQIRVLRSPKLMEPVIKELQVRYPDISYNSLMEQLEISRVSYEKDGKQQGTKILNISYHDQDGNKIKYVLEQLAKTYLNYSVDERVNSLRQGVQYIDDQLPSLQKRVDNLQAQLQKLRQQYTLNEPESTGKSLTEQAQYLKSQRVDLQAQLAQAKVTLATRQRQLSEGDTTSVLTSETNQVGAYERLIGELQKVEADMALQSARFREDSPSIRDLREKQRNLRTLLAQEAKKSLDNVASRIRELEARDRSLAEAESQINEKIRVFPAVIRQYTDLQRELQVATDSLKQFLEKRETLQLDASQRKTPWQIIAAPELPRNRNGQLIPASARKTKRQLAIAGVLSLLMGIGIGFIVEILHTVFHTPDEIKAATRLRLLGVIPFARKLKKLDRNTPKLAPAFMEEVSSHALLPFAASAHDERSAAFLEAFRSFYTNIRLLSARKPIHSLVIGSAVPGDGKSTVAIHLAQTAASIGQRVLLVDADLRRPQLHLRLGLPNEQGLSDVITTDLSLNDAIVRSSVEENLFVLTAGHPTSDSIKLLSSAKMQYLMEQFQAFFDLVIYDTPPLLGLADGNILAANTDGIVLVVGLQKTDRSLLTKSLDGLKISGASVLGVVANGIKGYMPDSYMSYHRQYQTIER; encoded by the coding sequence ATGGACGCCGAAAACGATTATCAAAGGTTTTCACAAAAGCCTGGGGGAAACTTACCGGAGCCTTGGTCTCGCAGCGATGTCCAAGAGCTGGAACCGGAGGATGGCAATACCCTGGATTTAGCTTGGCTGTTCGCTGTGGTGCGTCGCAGAGCTCCAATCATGGCAGCAGCAGCAATCGCCTTGGGGGGAATGGCTGGCGGCTATATCATTTGGCAGGCCAAAAAAACTCCCCCCACCTATAGAGGAGCTTTTAGTGTGCTGGTCGAACCGATCACGGCGGAAGGTAGGCTGGCGAAATTATCCTTATCGGCTCAAACCGGTGCCAATACGGGTGTGGCAGAAGCCTCTCGCGTGGGAATCGAAAACTCTGATTTGATGGATTATGAAACTCAAATCCGGGTGTTGAGAAGTCCCAAATTGATGGAACCCGTCATCAAAGAGTTGCAAGTTCGATATCCCGATATTTCTTACAACTCACTCATGGAGCAACTGGAAATTTCCCGCGTCAGTTATGAAAAAGATGGGAAACAGCAAGGCACCAAAATTTTAAACATTAGTTATCACGATCAAGATGGAAATAAAATTAAATATGTTTTAGAACAACTGGCAAAAACGTATTTAAATTATAGTGTTGATGAGCGTGTAAACAGCTTACGCCAAGGCGTACAGTATATTGATGATCAATTGCCGAGTCTCCAGAAGCGAGTGGATAACCTCCAAGCACAACTGCAAAAACTTCGGCAGCAATACACACTCAATGAGCCAGAATCAACGGGGAAATCCCTGACTGAACAAGCGCAATATCTGAAGTCACAGCGTGTGGATCTGCAAGCCCAACTGGCGCAGGCGAAAGTGACTCTTGCTACTCGACAAAGACAGCTCAGTGAAGGTGATACGACTTCCGTTCTGACCAGTGAAACCAATCAGGTTGGTGCTTACGAGAGACTGATCGGGGAGCTGCAAAAGGTTGAAGCGGACATGGCACTTCAGTCCGCTCGGTTTCGAGAAGATAGTCCATCGATTCGAGATTTACGGGAAAAGCAGCGAAATTTACGAACACTCTTGGCTCAAGAAGCGAAAAAAAGTCTCGATAATGTGGCGAGTCGCATCCGGGAATTAGAGGCTCGCGATCGCTCTCTAGCCGAAGCGGAAAGCCAAATTAATGAAAAAATTAGAGTTTTTCCTGCGGTTATCCGTCAGTACACCGATCTCCAGCGGGAATTACAAGTCGCTACAGATAGCCTCAAGCAATTTTTAGAGAAGCGGGAAACCTTACAGTTAGATGCATCCCAACGGAAAACCCCTTGGCAAATTATTGCTGCACCCGAACTACCCCGTAACAGAAACGGACAATTGATCCCAGCTTCGGCGAGGAAAACCAAGCGGCAATTAGCGATCGCCGGTGTTTTAAGTTTGCTCATGGGAATCGGCATCGGTTTCATTGTCGAAATTCTGCATACGGTATTTCATACCCCTGACGAAATCAAAGCTGCAACCCGACTGCGATTGTTGGGGGTGATTCCCTTTGCCAGAAAGCTCAAAAAACTGGATCGAAATACCCCAAAACTCGCTCCAGCGTTTATGGAGGAAGTCAGTTCCCATGCCTTGCTTCCTTTTGCAGCATCGGCTCACGATGAGCGTTCTGCCGCCTTTCTAGAGGCATTCCGCTCCTTCTATACCAATATCCGTCTCCTCAGCGCCCGTAAACCGATTCACTCCTTAGTGATTGGTTCCGCTGTTCCGGGCGATGGTAAGTCTACCGTAGCAATCCACCTGGCACAAACCGCCGCTTCCATTGGACAGCGCGTTTTGCTCGTCGATGCCGACCTGCGTCGTCCTCAACTCCATCTCCGCTTAGGGTTGCCGAACGAACAGGGACTCAGTGATGTGATCACCACAGACTTGAGTTTGAATGATGCGATTGTGCGCTCCTCTGTGGAGGAAAATTTGTTTGTCCTCACGGCCGGTCATCCTACCTCCGACTCGATCAAACTGCTTTCCTCCGCCAAGATGCAATATCTCATGGAGCAATTTCAAGCCTTTTTCGATTTGGTGATTTATGACACCCCTCCCCTGCTGGGTCTAGCCGACGGCAACATTTTAGCCGCCAATACAGATGGTATTGTTCTGGTGGTTGGACTCCAGAAAACAGACCGTTCTTTACTCACCAAGTCCTTAGATGGCTTAAAGATCTCCGGTGCTTCGGTTCTGGGCGTTGTTGCCAACGGCATCAAGGGGTATATGCCGGACTCCTACATGTCCTATCACCGACAATATCAAACGATCGAGCGGTAG
- a CDS encoding polysaccharide deacetylase family protein: MADRHLSIGQHSLSRVVFVAALTFLSGCTLPAARSASPRHLLLDMTPSLNRKSSSHPSEEKVLVAQSNQAYKKVVAKLAHQQKIARLNKPLPAQFQGKTFKNVKIKNPIKTVAQGASDKRIGQSAVGKPIALTFDDGPWPNTTGQVLDFLKKNNVKATFFVVGRQVQHYPQITKRIVTEGHAIANHTWSHQYHRYNPAGAASEIDKTTELVYKLTGVKTNLFRPPGGILNNGLAAYAQQKKYGVVMWSADSLDWRYNSPQILRDRILREASAGGIVLMHDGGGNRAKTVQALPLVVAELKKRGYKFVTVPELMEMQEKNQEVMASKG; the protein is encoded by the coding sequence GTGGCAGACCGTCACCTATCTATTGGACAGCACAGCCTCTCGCGGGTTGTCTTTGTCGCTGCTCTGACTTTTCTATCGGGCTGTACTTTGCCAGCCGCTCGCTCTGCTAGTCCGAGACATCTTTTGCTGGACATGACACCGAGTCTAAATCGCAAATCCAGCTCACACCCTTCGGAAGAAAAAGTTTTAGTTGCCCAATCTAATCAAGCTTACAAAAAAGTTGTTGCTAAATTAGCCCACCAACAAAAAATAGCACGGCTCAACAAACCGCTCCCAGCTCAGTTCCAAGGGAAAACCTTTAAAAATGTCAAGATAAAGAACCCGATTAAAACCGTTGCTCAAGGAGCATCAGATAAGCGGATTGGGCAAAGTGCAGTGGGAAAACCCATCGCTCTCACCTTTGACGATGGACCCTGGCCTAATACGACAGGACAGGTACTTGATTTCCTTAAGAAAAACAACGTTAAAGCGACTTTTTTTGTAGTAGGAAGACAGGTGCAACACTATCCGCAGATAACTAAGCGGATAGTGACTGAGGGTCACGCGATTGCTAACCATACCTGGAGCCATCAGTATCATCGGTATAACCCAGCGGGTGCGGCTAGTGAAATTGATAAAACAACCGAGTTAGTTTACAAACTCACCGGTGTTAAAACCAATCTTTTCAGGCCGCCGGGTGGCATTTTGAACAATGGGTTAGCTGCCTACGCTCAGCAGAAAAAGTATGGGGTCGTGATGTGGTCGGCGGATTCCCTAGACTGGCGCTATAACAGTCCCCAGATTCTGCGCGACCGCATACTCAGGGAAGCCTCAGCCGGTGGGATCGTCTTGATGCACGACGGGGGCGGCAATCGCGCCAAAACAGTTCAAGCTTTACCGCTAGTGGTTGCTGAATTAAAAAAGCGCGGCTACAAATTTGTAACCGTGCCAGAACTGATGGAAATGCAAGAAAAGAATCAAGAAGTCATGGCGAGCAAGGGTTAG
- a CDS encoding glutamate synthase-related protein: MNNRSIKVNQQGYSGNQGAQPYSGQRWLVEERDACGVGFIASCGGSATHELIEQALSALSCLEHRGGCSADQDSGDGAGLMSAIPWEVLQPWFAEQNLDMPPKEQLGVGMLFLPKDTALLNKARATVEEVLGQEGLTVLGWRVVPVKDSVLGLQAQENEPRIEQMIVLSPTKQGDELERALFKAMRRISKALESDDTVKGSDNFYVCSFSSRTIVYKGMVRSEVLGEFYTDLKNPAYKSPFAVYHRRFSTNTLPKWPLAQPMRLLGHNGEINTLLGNINWMMAREADLTHPLWGVRTTEDEIKAQEAALSTPAELASELDDLKPIVNPDNSDSATLDNVLELLVQSGRSPMEALMMMVPEAYQNQPDLEKYPEIVDFYEYYRGIQEAWDGPALLVFSDGNVVGATLDRNGLRPARYSITRDGYVVVASEAGVVDLPEAEIVEKGRLGPGQMIAVDLESHEILKNWDIKQRVATRKPYGEWLQQHRVVLQPQPFVESPRLETSVLLRQQTAFGYTAEDVDLIIEPMSIEAKEPTFCMGDDTPLAVLSDKPRLLYDYFKQRFAQVTNPPIDPLRESLVMSLSMHLGERGNLLDAKPEYARRLKLETPMLNEVDLEAVKASGFETAELSTLFEITAGPQGLEVAVRNLCDHAAQAVASGKKILILSDRVGGSIGENYSYIPPMLAVGAVHHHLIHQGLRMKASLVVDTAQCWSTHHFACLIGYGAAAVCPYLALESVRQWWADPKTQKLMERGKIQSLTIQQAQKNYRKAVEGGLLKILSKMGISLLSSYQGAQIFEAIGIGTDLLNLGFRGTTSRLGGLSIAELAQEVISFHSRAFPELTGKKLENFGFVQYRPGGEYHMNSPEMSKALHKAVATRDYDHYEMYKQSLAGRPVTALRDLLDFTSDRAPIPLEEVQPVEEIVKRFCTGAMSLGALSREAHEVLAIAMNRIGGKSNSGEGGEDPIRYKVLDDVDQAGLSPTLPHLKGLRNGDTASSTIKQVASGRFGVTPEYLVNGKQIEIKMAQGAKPGEGGQLPGKKVSPYIAMLRRSKPGVTLISPPPHHDIYSIEDLAQLIFDLHQINPQAQVSVKLVAEIGIGTVAAGVAKANADIIQISGHDGGTGASPLSSIKHAGAPWELGVTEVHRVLMENQLRDRVLLRADGGLKSGWDVLMAALMGAEEYGFGSVAMIAEGCIMARICHTNNCPVGVATQQEQLRKRFSGIPEHVVNFFYFVAEEVRSLLARLGYRSLAEVIGRADLLKVREGIKLAKTDALNLNCLTQLPDTKSNRSWLNHESVHSNGPVLDDQLLADAEIQAAIRNQGTVTRNVGVVNTDRSVGTRVAGVIAKQYGDTGFEGQITLTFQGAAGQSFGAFNLPGMTLVLEGEANDYVGKGMHGGEIIIKPPADAACDPAQNVIVGNTCLYGSTGGVLFANGGAGERFGVRNSKGQAVIEGAGDHCCEYMTGGVIVVLGHVGRNVGAGMTGGLAYFLDEEGSFKDKVNREIVKIQRVMTPAGEQQLKELIQSHAERTGSPKAKTILAHWSEYLPQFWQVVPPSEADTPEANPDVVEERVLSSVQ; this comes from the coding sequence ATGAATAACAGGAGCATCAAGGTCAATCAACAAGGTTACTCAGGCAATCAGGGCGCTCAACCCTATTCAGGTCAACGGTGGTTGGTAGAAGAACGGGATGCGTGTGGTGTTGGCTTCATTGCCTCTTGTGGCGGCAGTGCCACCCACGAACTGATTGAGCAGGCTTTGTCTGCCCTCAGTTGTTTAGAGCACCGGGGAGGATGTAGCGCCGATCAAGATTCTGGGGATGGTGCGGGTTTAATGAGCGCTATTCCCTGGGAGGTATTGCAGCCTTGGTTTGCCGAGCAAAACCTAGATATGCCGCCCAAGGAACAGTTGGGAGTAGGGATGTTGTTTCTGCCCAAAGATACGGCTCTGCTCAACAAAGCCCGTGCCACTGTTGAAGAGGTGTTGGGGCAAGAGGGGTTGACCGTTTTGGGCTGGCGAGTCGTACCCGTGAAAGACTCGGTTCTGGGTTTACAAGCACAAGAGAACGAACCTCGAATTGAACAGATGATTGTTCTATCCCCAACGAAGCAGGGAGATGAACTGGAGCGTGCTCTGTTCAAGGCCATGCGTCGCATTAGTAAGGCGTTAGAGTCAGACGATACGGTGAAAGGGTCTGACAATTTCTATGTGTGTTCGTTCTCCAGCCGCACCATTGTCTACAAAGGGATGGTGCGCTCAGAGGTACTGGGCGAGTTTTATACGGACTTGAAAAATCCAGCTTACAAAAGTCCCTTTGCCGTCTACCATCGACGCTTTAGTACGAACACTCTGCCCAAATGGCCCCTGGCTCAGCCCATGCGGCTGTTGGGACACAACGGCGAAATTAATACGCTGTTGGGCAATATCAACTGGATGATGGCTCGTGAGGCTGACTTAACTCATCCGCTGTGGGGCGTGAGAACGACGGAGGATGAAATCAAGGCTCAAGAGGCAGCACTCAGCACGCCCGCTGAATTAGCCAGCGAATTGGATGACCTCAAGCCCATTGTCAATCCCGACAACAGTGACTCCGCGACGCTAGATAACGTACTGGAGTTATTGGTGCAATCCGGGCGCAGCCCGATGGAAGCGTTAATGATGATGGTACCAGAAGCGTACCAAAATCAGCCGGATTTGGAGAAATATCCGGAAATTGTTGATTTTTACGAATACTACAGAGGAATTCAGGAGGCGTGGGACGGCCCAGCGCTGTTAGTGTTCAGTGATGGCAATGTTGTGGGAGCCACTCTGGATCGCAACGGACTGCGGCCTGCGCGTTACAGCATCACACGGGATGGCTATGTGGTCGTCGCCTCAGAAGCCGGGGTAGTAGACTTGCCCGAAGCCGAGATTGTGGAAAAGGGGAGACTAGGGCCAGGGCAGATGATTGCTGTGGACTTAGAAAGCCACGAGATTTTGAAAAACTGGGACATTAAGCAACGGGTTGCGACTCGGAAGCCTTATGGAGAGTGGTTGCAACAACACCGTGTTGTTTTACAGCCACAACCTTTCGTCGAAAGCCCTCGGTTAGAGACATCGGTATTACTGCGCCAGCAAACCGCCTTTGGCTACACGGCAGAGGATGTTGATCTGATCATCGAGCCGATGAGTATCGAAGCAAAGGAACCCACGTTCTGCATGGGCGATGATACTCCCTTAGCCGTGCTATCGGATAAGCCCAGATTGCTCTATGACTACTTCAAGCAGCGCTTTGCCCAGGTGACTAACCCACCGATTGACCCCCTGCGGGAAAGTTTGGTGATGTCGTTGAGTATGCACCTAGGTGAACGAGGGAATCTCTTAGATGCCAAGCCGGAGTATGCCCGGAGGTTAAAGCTGGAGACGCCCATGCTCAACGAGGTGGACTTAGAGGCGGTGAAAGCTTCGGGGTTTGAAACGGCTGAACTCTCAACCTTATTTGAAATTACGGCTGGCCCTCAAGGGCTGGAGGTGGCTGTGCGGAATTTATGCGATCACGCCGCCCAAGCCGTTGCTTCTGGGAAGAAGATTCTGATTTTAAGCGACAGAGTCGGCGGTTCAATTGGCGAAAATTACAGCTACATTCCCCCGATGCTAGCCGTGGGTGCCGTCCACCATCATCTGATTCACCAAGGGCTGCGGATGAAGGCATCCCTAGTTGTGGATACGGCACAGTGTTGGAGTACCCATCACTTCGCCTGCTTGATTGGCTATGGCGCGGCAGCCGTTTGTCCGTATCTGGCGTTGGAATCTGTGCGTCAGTGGTGGGCCGATCCGAAGACTCAAAAACTGATGGAACGGGGTAAAATCCAGAGCCTCACGATACAACAAGCCCAGAAAAATTATCGTAAGGCTGTAGAAGGGGGATTGTTGAAAATCCTCTCTAAAATGGGGATTTCGCTGCTGTCGTCTTACCAGGGCGCTCAAATTTTTGAGGCGATTGGAATTGGCACAGATTTATTGAATCTGGGCTTTAGAGGCACAACCTCACGCTTGGGTGGCTTAAGCATTGCTGAATTGGCGCAGGAAGTCATCTCGTTCCACAGCCGAGCCTTCCCGGAATTGACAGGGAAGAAACTGGAAAACTTTGGTTTTGTCCAGTACCGTCCGGGTGGGGAATATCACATGAACAGTCCCGAAATGTCGAAGGCACTGCACAAGGCAGTAGCCACCAGGGACTACGACCATTACGAGATGTATAAGCAGTCTTTGGCAGGGCGTCCAGTGACGGCACTGCGGGATTTGCTGGACTTCACGAGCGATCGCGCTCCAATTCCGCTTGAAGAAGTACAACCTGTCGAGGAAATTGTCAAGCGCTTCTGTACAGGGGCGATGTCTCTGGGCGCACTGTCACGGGAAGCCCATGAAGTTTTAGCGATCGCCATGAATCGCATCGGCGGGAAATCCAACTCTGGCGAAGGCGGAGAAGACCCGATTCGCTACAAAGTTCTGGATGATGTTGATCAAGCCGGACTGTCTCCCACCCTGCCTCACCTCAAAGGGTTACGGAATGGGGATACGGCGAGTTCAACGATTAAGCAGGTAGCCTCCGGTCGCTTTGGGGTGACACCGGAGTATTTGGTGAATGGCAAGCAAATCGAGATCAAAATGGCTCAAGGCGCTAAGCCAGGAGAAGGGGGACAGCTACCGGGTAAGAAGGTTAGTCCTTACATTGCCATGCTGCGGCGCTCTAAGCCAGGAGTCACCTTGATTTCGCCGCCGCCTCACCACGATATTTATTCGATTGAGGACTTGGCTCAGCTCATTTTTGACCTACACCAAATTAATCCTCAAGCCCAAGTATCAGTGAAGCTTGTGGCGGAAATTGGGATTGGCACGGTAGCCGCTGGCGTAGCTAAGGCGAATGCGGATATCATCCAAATTTCTGGGCATGACGGTGGCACGGGTGCATCTCCCCTAAGTTCGATTAAACATGCGGGCGCTCCTTGGGAATTAGGGGTGACGGAAGTGCATCGGGTATTGATGGAAAATCAACTGCGCGATCGCGTCCTCCTGAGAGCCGATGGTGGCTTGAAATCCGGGTGGGATGTACTCATGGCAGCCTTGATGGGCGCTGAAGAATATGGTTTTGGCTCTGTAGCCATGATTGCTGAAGGGTGTATCATGGCGCGAATTTGCCATACCAATAACTGCCCTGTGGGTGTGGCTACGCAGCAGGAACAACTGCGTAAGCGCTTTTCCGGAATCCCAGAGCATGTGGTCAACTTCTTCTACTTTGTCGCGGAGGAAGTGCGATCGCTCTTAGCACGCCTGGGTTATCGCTCATTGGCAGAAGTGATCGGTCGGGCTGATTTATTGAAGGTACGGGAGGGGATCAAGTTGGCGAAGACGGATGCCCTGAACTTGAATTGCCTAACTCAGTTACCGGATACCAAGAGTAATCGTAGCTGGCTCAATCATGAATCTGTTCATAGTAATGGCCCTGTACTCGACGACCAACTGCTTGCCGATGCTGAGATTCAGGCTGCGATTCGCAACCAAGGGACTGTAACCAGAAATGTTGGTGTTGTAAACACGGACAGAAGCGTAGGAACACGCGTTGCCGGTGTGATCGCAAAGCAATATGGTGATACAGGCTTTGAGGGGCAAATTACCTTAACCTTCCAAGGTGCAGCGGGTCAAAGCTTTGGCGCGTTCAACCTTCCGGGCATGACACTCGTCTTAGAGGGTGAAGCCAATGATTACGTGGGTAAGGGGATGCACGGCGGTGAAATTATCATTAAGCCACCCGCAGATGCAGCCTGCGACCCTGCCCAAAACGTGATTGTGGGCAACACCTGCCTCTATGGATCGACGGGCGGTGTACTGTTTGCTAATGGCGGTGCCGGTGAGCGGTTTGGCGTCCGCAATTCTAAAGGTCAGGCGGTGATTGAAGGAGCCGGCGACCACTGTTGTGAGTACATGACTGGAGGCGTGATTGTGGTCTTAGGTCATGTAGGCCGCAATGTCGGTGCTGGTATGACAGGGGGTCTGGCTTACTTCCTGGATGAAGAAGGTAGTTTTAAGGACAAAGTCAATCGGGAAATTGTCAAGATTCAACGGGTCATGACGCCAGCCGGTGAGCAGCAACTCAAAGAGCTGATTCAATCTCATGCGGAGCGAACCGGCAGCCCTAAAGCGAAGACCATCTTAGCTCACTGGTCTGAGTATCTGCCGCAATTCTGGCAAGTTGTACCCCCTTCCGAGGCGGATACTCCAGAAGCCAATCCTGATGTTGTGGAAGAGAGAGTGTTGAGTTCAGTGCAGTAG